The genomic window aatgaccatcgttatgtttggaggaaaaagggggtgcttgcaagctgaagaacaccatcccaaccgtgaagcacgggggtggcagcatcatgctgtgggggtgctttgctgcaggagggactggtgcacttcacaaaatagatggcatcatgaggaaggaaaataatgtggatatattgaagcaacatctcaagacatcagtcaggaagttaaagcttggtcgcaaatgggtcttccaaatggacaatgaccccaagcatacttccaaagttgtggcataatggcttaaggacaacaaagtcaaggtattggagtggccatcacaaagccctgacctcaatcctagagaaaatgtgttggcagaactgaaaaagcgtgtgcgagcaaggaggcctacaaacctgactcagttacaccagctctgtcaggaggaatgggccaaaattcacccaacttattgtgggaagcttgtggaaggctacccgaaacgtttgacccaagttaaacaatttaaaggcaatgctaccaaatactaattgagtgtatgtaaacttctgacccactgggaatgtgatgaaataaataaaagctgaaataaatcactctctactattattctgacatttcacattcttaaaataaagtggtgatcctaactgacctaagacagagatttttactaggattaaatgtcaggaattgtgagaaactgagtttaaatgtatttggctaaggtgtatgtaaacttccgacttcaactgtacttcctCATCTCCTGTTCATTTGATTATGTGACATGTCCGTTTCATTGTCTATTTTAAAGACGCTCCTCTGCTATATTGACTCAGAgcattacagtgtgtgtgtgtgtgtgtgtgtgtgtgtgtgtgtgtgtgtgtgtgtgtgtgtgtttgtgtgtgtgtgtgttgccccaGCCGACCGGTCCTCTCCAACCTAACTTAATTTTACACACCAACATCATCAGTCAGTAGATTAGCAGAGATTGTCAGTAGCGATTTCCTCTCAGTTACAGTAATCAACCGTGCCATGTTATTCAGAAACAGTTGCTAGTGTTTATTGAATATTAATTAAGAGCATAAAATATGAGAAATAGATGCATGAAAAAAACAGAAATGATACAAAATACTAGGGAATTTAGGATACATGTGGATAATTATAGTTTATTATGTCCAATGGAAATTAAGTAGGCCTATAGCCAATACGGAGAGAACTTAATGGAAATAGAGCTGCTGCCGCCGTCTTTGTTTCCTTAGTGGTGGCACTTCCGGTAGCCACTTCTTCGCACTTCGGCTTCAGTTGCTTACAGTAGCTAGCAAACTTGACCCGCCGTTTAATGATGAGCTCTTCATGACAAACTAGTAGCACTCTtataaaaaagggttccaaaagggttctttggctgtccccatcggagaaccctttttggttccaagtagaaccctttctggttccaggtagagggttctacctggaaccaaaaagggttcttcaaagggttctcctatggggacagccgaagaacccttttcgtTTCTAAATAGCACCTTTTAATCTAAGAGTGTAGCATATAATATGTTCAGTAAAGGTTGAAAGAGTTTTAGAGCTGCAATGTATTGATAATCAACCTTTTACGGTCCAAGTACAGTTGTGGCGCATTACAATCTACACCCACCTCCAAACGATCCATCTCTTCTTCATGAAGAAACCCCCGAAACAATCAcgtttcctccttccactttgtGGAGAAGAAAACTACAGTAGGCAGATCAAACCGGATGTCTCTATGGTAGTGAGAAGTAAGTCAAGTGAGAGGTAAGTCAAGTCAAGGTAGGTCAatcagagatggaagaggaagcaAGACACCCCACTCACAGTTTCTTTCTGGTTCAAtgaaagtcaatgaactaagtagaccagacccagctgctactaTTGGTATCTATGGGAGACACACCCACTTAAGTAAACCGGAACGTAAATTTTTTTTGACAATGGTAAATGGCTTGagtgaactatcttcatttatccaccatcttcgGGTCAATGGTCATAACAAAGATAATTTAAATAAAAATGCCTAGAAACtgtttctccaatagaaatccccagAGCCATATATTAAGAATTATAAACCGGGTAGTTTGGTTCCtagatgctgattggctgaacgcCGTGGTATATGAGAAAACACATCACGGGTATGACGCAAAACTActattttactgttctaattatgttggtaaccagtttataatagcaataaggatcctcaggggtttgtggtttatggccaatataccacggctaagggctataTCCAGACACTTTGCGTTGCGTCGCttataagaacagcccttagccgtggtaaattggccatataccacaccccctcgggtcttattacttaataataataataataataataataataataataataataataataataataatatgccaaagcgacttacagtcatgtgtgcatacatttttacgtatgggtggtcccggggatcgaacccactaccctggcgttacaagcgccatgctctaccaattgagctacagaggaccacacttaaACATATGACTCTGTAAATCCACGATTACGCTTGTAGGTGTTGTCATGGTGACATTAGCGAGCATAGCTCATGCCCAGAAACACGTCTAACGGTCGTGTTGCGTTGAAGGCTGTAGTAATGACAGTTTCAGCTACTTAAGACATTGTCTCAAATCTAGGTtttgcctttagatttcgagtcTGCTTCGAGAAGCCTGTTGGGCCTCTGGGTTTGAAAACTCTGTTGTCATCATTTAAATAAGGTGAACATGATTTGATATAGCCTACCTAAGGTTGTATATATTATAAAGTAGGCTATGTCAGTAGCACTGAATTACAGCCTAATTAATCTTATTGTAGCGATCCTCattacaattcccaccaagtggtATAACCCTATTGGCGCAATACGTggggtgtttgcctttcacgcCAGGGACCCTGGTTAGCTTCCCTGCCCCGCCgttcgctacattggtgtcagaagttgGATGACGACCAAGAGGCCATCGCAACGCACGGCCCAGACTTTTAAAGGGGGCTGAGTAGTCGAAGCAAGAGGACATGCATTCCGGTTCAGAGGGGGCAGTGTAGCGAGCCTTGCTATATgagccacgttacaattcccaccaagtgggtAAGCCTATTGTTTCAATGCGCAGACTGTTTGCCTTTCACACGCAACCCTGGTTCGCTTCCCTGCTCCGCTGTTCACTACACTTGGCTATCTACAACACATTCACCCACACACCAAAGACAAtttaaagagccactgaacaTGCCGATTGGCACttgtgtttttctgttgctcataagaaaaacgagatttcagtcttggaggtgtgtttcctgacTGATTCTGCGTTTGGTTAATTATGTTTTCCCCCCATGAGACACTGTAGATGAGGaagtctgtctcactgtctatgctattggaCAGAGAGCAATCACTGCAGCTGTTCAcccccatgttagtgggcaattggacatcatcaaatcaaaacccaaccttcatttaccagTTGAGACACACGGATGTTCCAAACTCCattttagacgagactgactttatgacccaaATTATCCTAGTTACACTCTGTAGTACATTTGactagaataactgtttctgGGATTCGTAGCTTTTTAAATGCAGTCGCTCCTtaaataaatgtttaaaaaacTCTGTGTACACACCATGCACAGTTGTTACCCAAAAAATTATTTTATTGATCAATTTGTAATATTAGTCATGTTTTATccattactgccatctagtgtgtGCAGAATGAGAAATTAGTGAAAGTGACATAGGAAGCTTTTACCTCTCGTTGTGCACATCATTTGTGAGAGCTTTAATTTGTTTTATTCTCTATAGAGCTGTCAAAATGCTCATAGGCTGTTCTGAGAACGTACCCGCGAGTGAACACATTCTCCGGAGGTGAAAGTGGGTCAAGCAGATCTGTATGTATTCTGGATGGTAAATTCACCAGAGAGCACAGTTTAAAAACGGTGAATTCACTCTTGTCGAATCTGCGTTCGAGACGTTCCTGAACAGTGCCCAGGTTGAAAGGTTATCGTTGCGAAAACATGGCGGCTTCCAGCAGGTCTGTGGTGGTACTGAAAGCAGTCAAGAACATTGTTGTGCAGTTTTGTCCATTTGAATCCAATGTTCGTTCCACACGGTAAGAAAGTAATTTGTCTACTTAAACCATGTGAATATACATTTTTCTAGTGAGCAGAATTTGCTTTTATTCATTCGATGAAAGGAAAGCGACCCTTCGTGATGTTGTGAAACAAATTCGGGTCCCTCTGTAGGACAAATAATGCATCTCATTTCACACAGAGATGCTCACAGACTATCACGGTATCATTTAATGTTATCTGTGCAAAATGTATTCATATTGTTGATATTGACAGATTTATCAAGGTTATTATTTTCTAGCGAGCGATCTtaaatctgtagcctaataaactttGAGATTGGCAGATTGAGATTGTCATTCAACTTCTCGCTTCATTGGCAACAACGGTATAGGCTAATGTTAGAATGCTATTGCTGTAAACTCAATATTTGGCAAGCATCATCAAGCAATGTGTTATATGACTTTATTCCACATTTACAAATATCTATAAACGATTAATTAACTGATTGTTTAGGCCTATAAACTACTGCATACCCTGGAATAAATTAAGGTTTGCATGTAATTTACAGATTTTTAAAAATCCTTTGCATGGGTGAAGTTAATCTATATTTCTTATTCCGGTGAGGGACCGAGATGCATCCCCTGTTAATGTGATGTTCCATGTTGGTGTCCTGCAGGGAGTTCCTGGTCATGGTTGGATCTGAGAAGGCCAGATCTACCAATATGAACTGTGAGGTGATGGCAGAAGTGAAACACGACCAGTCTGAACCACTGGTAGACATTACATTTAGTAAGTAGAATAAACTTGACTTTTACCTCGACTTTAGATGATATAGGCCTAAGGTAGGTATATTATGCCAGTTGTCACCAATCCTGGTactggagagagatagagtgaaggCTTTTGTTCCAGACCAGTATTTACAACAACATAATTGGCCTACATAATACGAATCTAGCTAATTGGATTCTTTGGGGTTTTCACCATTTGGTACCAAGCAGCTGAGTTCCCAATTTGGTTTTGCGTACCTTTTATCCTGCCTCAGCTAAACGAGTGCTTTACCTGGTGCATTCCCCCACTCTTCCCTACAGTGGATGGAGAAAGGCTAATGATGAAGGGAGCGAGACTGACCAGCAAGGAGATGCTGACAGCACTGCAGTCCAGATCTGTAGCCAAGGACCCCCAGGCCAAAATTACAGCCAAGAAGTAGTCCAACCCTCCATAATATGtatgtctatgtatatttgtGAATGTTTATAATAAAATACTTTATTGAACTGTTCTGTGTTGGTTTTCACTCAATTATAGAAATTGTACAAGATTTCCCTCTACTGAATggttttacatttgtcattttagCAAAGTTGTATTGTGTGCATTTTCACTTTTTGAAGTTATTTCGGTTAGATGGCATAAGACTTATTTGAAGTGAAAGAATGTTCATTTTCTTCTCTGCCAAGTTTGTTTAAAATAATCTTGTCCACTCTATGTAGGCTATTAGATTGCATTATCTACCAATGTCATAGTTTTGGAGCATGTGATTTGTCAACTATTTGCAGAGTAATAGACACTCTTTTCAGCATTTGAAAGGACATTGTGAAACGCATAGCCTCTGACATAGTAAGCTAAACGTAATTTGGCACAGTAGTACATGTGGCACTCAAACCTTTCACCCATTCTAACATTATTCCAGCCATCGGAAATTGAGGAACTACATACAGTGACGTTCGTGGCTGTGATTGGGTAGTATTAGAATGCGCGAGCCAGATAGATCCCTTTAAAACCGTGGATCGTTCTCAACAGGCAGCAGAGTCAAGTTTGGACAAATAGAACGAACTGTTGGAAATATTGCAGATAGGCTAACTGGAAAGATGGTTGACAAGTTTGTGGGGACCTGGAAAATGATTTCCAGCGAGAACTTTGATGACTACATGAAAGCTTTGGGTATGATATTTGTCTAATCTTAAATAAATTATTGATTAAATATGAATGTATATAATTATGATACAacataataattagtcatttgtATTTATATAAAAGTTATTATGCATTTCTAATGCTTTGGGTTGGGCAACAACACACTGCCAATACATCCCTCTTGACAGTTTGATCTCCGTTGTGCAGGTGTTGGTTTCGCGACCCGACAGGTGGGAAACCGCACCAAGCCCAGTCTGATCATCAACATGGACGACCAAGGAATGATCTGTTTGAAATCCCAGAGCACTTTCAAAACCGTTGAGATTAAATTCAATCTCAACGAGTCTTTCGAGGAAACAACCGCCGACGACAGAAAAACAATGGTTGGTTGGGATCAAAATCTGTGTGTGAAAGTCCGTTGACTTGGGTTAACGGGTCATTGGAAATAACTGTCATTTTTTCCTTTCATCTTCAGACCGTTTTTACTCTTGAAAATTGCAAACTTGTGCAAAAACAGAACTGGGACGGCAAAGAgacaacaatagagagagaggtgactgGTGATGGAAAGTTGATAGCGGTAAGGAATAGTTTTTTAATTTCTTATTTTAAAAAACAACGTTATTATAGCTTACACGTTTCTCAAATGGTCCAGTAGTCTTTTTTTGGCATGTTTGTAGTGCTTGTTTATTTGTAAATAACTTCTGGACTTGACAgactaatgtaaaaaaaaaatgtatgataTTATAAAGtcatttttaaaaacttttttcaCCACAAAGTTGAAATGTTGCCAATGAAACTTGTTGGGAAAGTTAAGTCACACTTTACCATATATGCTCAACCATTTTACATCTAACTTTGAACAAGTGACTGAACAAGTGTTTTATCACTCTTTAACATAAAACATGCTGGAGTGTGTATTCCTGGCTCTTCGCCTGCACCTGAAACATCTCAACTCTGACCCAACACACCCAATTTTCCTCTCctattctcctctcttctcctttcccctcctcttctcttcctcccctcttccaCTCTTCCTTCTCATCCTTACAGAAATGCATGATGGGGGATGTGATTGCGGTGAGGACATACATGAAGGAGGTCTAATGGGACTCAGGACCATTTTGTTTCGGATGACGACAGGCTCAGTTCAATGAGCAGCAAAGCTAAAGTTACAGCACCTATTGCTCATATTCTTCATTGTATTGCCAAAGCAAATTTATGCATTGTACTACTCCAATATGATACATTTGGTTATAAACATTGTTTTGATTTTAATAAAAACCTTAAAATTGCCCTCTGTTCTCATTTGGAATTATTACATGATGTCTTGATTGGATTCTCCAGATGTGTTGAGACAGTAGGGACAATATTGACTGCTAAAGACTTACATGTATGTTTTACTTTTTAACtctaaacatatatattttttttagacATAAGACaagaatacatttattttcataGACTTTGACACAAAATGTGGGAGCTTTCATCCATTTGTGTAGACACGTTTCTCCTTAAATATCAGATGTCTTTCTTGATTGTAATGAGCTTTAACAATGAACAAACCCATCAGTGTTTTGCTGCAACAAACAATTAAGTACATTTGATTATGGCAAACATGGATATTTGTCAGCTCTCTTGGCTGTATCATAACCATGTGTTTAACCAATTACAGTCTAAGCCCGGTCTAAGCCGGGGGAGGGGGTTCAACTAAGCTATGTGGAATTGTTTTATCATATCAAGGATAATTTTATCaaggataattttgctatttagattttgaattttaagaccccttgaaatATCCccacaaaatagaaaaaaaatatttgctgaacatttttatttggccttactgctattagcccatacaaaggCATTGAAGAACATattaacagattcactacatggaacaacagatagtcccccccaaaaaatctaaaggaagtttgttctgaagtgtctgtcctatatctgagagatataagaaagatcaggaaagatttgttttagttttttggacatatatttaaccccttatttttggcactaaacagtctccatattcTGTATACttacattcattttttcaactggtaccggggaccttcagatgagtcttgtgaggcctgtgggcatcctagagcaaaacaactgacatgtacgtgtttgtgagtctcacctttccacagagtggAAGCCCAAACTgtatagcccaaactgttcggacgctatagacagaagttggcagatcggctgtaccgacttcagatgagtcccaagatgcttgtgggggtcgcaaaacggagaacacaattttgttcgtgagagtctcatctttcaataGAGGGGTTACAATAGTttctaggccaaaccgttcggacgctacagacgattttgtgaggagaccgattttcgggatgtctcatggtctgacaaacacggtggattgagacacatccaatgcaaaaaaaaacgaTATCTCTcatttaaattgacagatttgTATGGTGAttattttattatgctaatttagCTTTAGCTGATAGCCCAACTGTCTATTTTAAACACTGTACAAACCAAATTGATATGGAATGTAGATTTTGGAGGATTACTGTACAGTACATCAAAATGGACAGCCTATGTTAAGATGTTTTGCTCAAAGCAAAATGTGAGTAGTTTGAGTCATAACAGGACTGTCATGAGTTGAAGACCTTTGATATTTTGAATAGCAACAAGAGCCATTGAAGACATTTTCCATCTAAACCCCAAGTCAAAGTTGATCTGCTTAGTTTGTATTTGGCTCACATCCAATAACACACTTCTCTTGAGTTTGGACAGAACAAGACAAATGAAAGCTACGCACTTCATAATGTTCAGATG from Coregonus clupeaformis isolate EN_2021a chromosome 17, ASM2061545v1, whole genome shotgun sequence includes these protein-coding regions:
- the LOC121586657 gene encoding fatty acid-binding protein, heart, with the translated sequence MVDKFVGTWKMISSENFDDYMKALGVGFATRQVGNRTKPSLIINMDDQGMICLKSQSTFKTVEIKFNLNESFEETTADDRKTMTVFTLENCKLVQKQNWDGKETTIEREVTGDGKLIAKCMMGDVIAVRTYMKEV
- the LOC121586658 gene encoding 39S ribosomal protein L53, mitochondrial, translating into MAASSRSVVVLKAVKNIVVQFCPFESNVRSTREFLVMVGSEKARSTNMNCEVMAEVKHDQSEPLVDITFMDGERLMMKGARLTSKEMLTALQSRSVAKDPQAKITAKK